Proteins from one Anthonomus grandis grandis chromosome 8, icAntGran1.3, whole genome shotgun sequence genomic window:
- the LOC126739454 gene encoding uncharacterized protein LOC126739454, with translation MITSIWPVMTLSLTLALSFCKGQPVEFIRENQFPVQELQVPNKIKQFVFEPKLQNLKGLEDISTKYPKVEELKNDLKEPLYQNEEDENIQPQTSTTEYLNLNKDTIENTQKIIREPTTPCPEDLINMLSGENQDSLNDKAENEETVVKEETNEGQYMTETTIDASQNNIEGSTVSSEDVEQLSKENEVTFTKNVIIENPQNPNELITQEIAEESTTPCLEKLAQDVPEGNKEPTKLQDKEEITSEVPEKLSDNYQNFLNKSTEMSSYGNDNKEMPTNATTKLPEKIAQKQAEQDGKELMEQVKEVRNGETSALEGVHTAEKVTEQLIKKNTMIEEDSTTPCVQENTNPSVESLLQVQKNSSLLKLLQQKHNRSKRQVPQYYTQKAYPNIRTYQQLQRQYQAFYPKGYVKPAVYRHRTKNSQNRRQGNVKSRSNTTIRSIRAAFKKKFRPSPVFP, from the coding sequence ATTACTTCAATATGGCCTGTTATGACACTTAGCTTAACCTTGGCACTGAGTTTCTGCAAAGGTCAACCAGTAGAATTCATTCGTGAAAATCAATTTCCTGTTCAAGAATTACAGGTACCCAATAAGATAAAGCAATTTGTATTTGAAccaaaattgcaaaatttgaaaGGATTGGAAGATATTAGCACAAAATATCCCAAAGtcgaagaattaaaaaatgacctTAAAGAACCGTTATACCAAAATGAAGAAGATGAGAACATTCAACCTCAAACAAGTACCacagaatatttaaatctaaataaagaCACAATAGAGaatactcaaaaaataattagagaACCCACGACACCATGTCCGGAAGATCTAATAAATATGTTATCAGGCGAAAACCAAGATTCTTTAAATGACAAAGCAGAAAATGAGGAAACGGTAGTAAAAGAAGAAACCAACGAAGGGCAATATATGACAGAGACTACAATAGATGCCTctcaaaataatattgaagGATCTACAGTAAGTTCAGAAGATGTAGAACAACTATCGAAAGAAAATGAAGTTACTTTTACCAAAAACGTAATTATTGAAAATCCGCAAAATCCAAATGAACTAATCACACAAGAAATAGCCGAAGAATCCACAACACCATGTTTGGAAAAACTAGCACAGGATGTACCAGAAGGAAATAAAGAACCAACTAAACTACAAGATAAGGAAGAAATTACATCGGAAGTCCCTGAAAAATTGTCAGATAATtaccaaaatttcttaaataaaagtacAGAAATGTCGAGTTATGGTAATGATAATAAAGAAATGCCTACGAATGCAACTACAAAGCTTCCAGAAAAAATAGCTCAAAAACAAGCAGAACAGGATGGAAAAGAACTGATGGAACAAGTTAAAGAAGTACGTAATGGCGAGACCTCTGCTTTGGAAGGCGTCCATACAGCTGAAAAAGTTACTGAGcaactaataaagaaaaatacaatgaTAGAAGAGGATTCCACTACTCCATGTGTTCAAGAAAATACTAACCCCTCAGTAGAATCTTTGCTTCAAGTTCAGAAAAATTCTTCCCTTTTAAAATTGCTTCAGCAGAAACATAATAGATCTAAACGCCAGGTCCCTCAGTACTATACGCAAAAAGCTTATCCAAATATTAGGACCTACCAACAGCTTCAGAGACAATATCAAGCTTTTTATCCCAAAGGTTATGTGAAGCCAGCTGTCTATAGACATAGAACAAAGAATAGTCAGAATAGACGTCAAGGTAACGTTAAGTCTAGAAGCAATACTACAATCAGATCTATTAGAgcagcttttaaaaaaaagtttagaccTTCTCCTGTTTTTCCTTAA